In a genomic window of Drosophila albomicans strain 15112-1751.03 chromosome 4, ASM965048v2, whole genome shotgun sequence:
- the LOC117573225 gene encoding calcium/calmodulin-dependent protein kinase type II alpha chain isoform X1 gives MAAPAACTRFSDNYDIKEELGKGAFSIVKRCVQKSTGFEFAAKIINTKKLTARDFQKLEREARICRKLHHPNIVRLHDSIQEENYHYLVFDLVTGGELFEDIVAREFYSEADASHCIQQILESVNHCHQNGVVHRDLKPENLLLASKAKGAAVKLADFGLAIEVQGDHQAWFGFAGTPGYLSPEVLKKEPYGKSVDIWACGVILYILLVGYPPFWDEDQHRLYSQIKAGAYDYPSPEWDTVTPEAKNLINQMLTVNPNKRITAAEALKHPWICQRERVASVVHRQETVDCLKKFNARRKLKGAILTTMLATRNFSSMFMPSYIKHYFLFFIKKFISHKGRSMITKKGDGSQVKESTDSSSTTLEDDDVKEDKKGIVDRSTTVISKDPEEIRIVCPAKACQQISGNSQCSSAARRQEIIKITEQLIEAINSGDFDGYTKICDPHLTAFEPEALGNLVEGIDFHKFYFENVLGKNCKAINTTILNPHVHLLGEEAACIAYVRLTQYIDKQGHAHTHQSEETRVWHRRDNKWQNVHFHRSASGKISGATTFDFLPQK, from the exons ATGGCTGCTCCAGCAGCCTGTACGCGTTTCTCCGATAACTATGATATAAAGGAAGAACTTGGAAA AGGCGCCTTTTCGATAGTTAAACGATGTGTCCAAAAGTCGACAGGATTTGAGTTTGCTGCAAAGATTATCAATACTAAGAAACTTACAGCAAGAG ATTTTCAGAAATTGGAAAGGGAGGCTCGCATATGCCGTAAATTGCACCATCCTAACATTG TTCGATTACATGACAGTATACAGGAGGAGAACTATCATTATCTCGTTTTTGATCT TGTAACTGGTGGTGAGCTATTCGAAGATATTGTTGCACGTGAATTTTATTCAGAGGCTGATGCATCACATTGTATTCAACAAATATTGGAATCGGTTAATCACTGCCACCAGAATGGTGTGGTGCATCGAGATCTCAAGCCAGAGAATTTACTATTAGCTAGTAAGGCAAAGGGTGCAGCTGTGAAACTCGCTGACTTTGGTCTAGCCATTGAAGTACAAGGCGATCATCAGGCATGGTTTGGATTTGCGGGTACTCCGGGTTATCTATCACCTGAAGTTTTGAAAAAGGAGCCTTACGGCAAATCGGTAGATATATGGGCATGTG gaGTCATTCTTTACATTTTGCTTGTGGGCTATCCACCATTCTGGGATGAGGATCAACATCGATTGTACTCACAAATTAAGGCTGGAGCCTATGAT TATCCATCACCAGAGTGGGATACTGTAACACCAGAAGctaaaaatttaatcaatCAAATGCTTACTGTTAATCCAAATAAGAGAATTACTGCAGCTGAAGCCTTGAAACATCCGTggatatgt caAAGGGAACGCGTGGCTTCAGTAGTCCATCGCCAAGAAACAGTTGATTGTCTCAAAAAATTCAACGCGCGTCGTAAACTTAAGGGCGCTATACTAACAACAATGTTGGCCACTAGGAATTTTTCAAGTATGTTCATGCCttcatatataaaacattattttctgtttttcatcaaaaaatttatttcacataAAGGTAGAAGCATGATAACCAAGAAAGGGGATGGATCACAAGTGAAGGAATCAACTGATTCATCTAGCACAACTCTTGAAGACGACGACGTTAAAG aaGATAAAAAAGGAATTGTTGATCGCAGTACTACAGTCATATCAAAAGATCCAGAAG AAATAAGGATTGTGTGTCCTGCAAAAGCTTGCCAGCAAATCTCAGGAAACTCACAGTGCTCTTCAG CAGCCAGACGACAGGAAATTATCAAAATCACAGAACAATTGATTGAGGCAATCAACAGCGGTGACTTCGATGGATATAC taaaatatgTGATCCACATCTAACGGCTTTCGAACCAGAGGCATTAGGCAATTTAGTCGAAGGAATTGATTtccacaaattttattttgaaaatg ttCTTGGTAAAAATTGCAAGGCAATAAACACTACAATACTAAATCCCCATGTACATTTGCTAGGAGAGGAAGCGGCTTGCATTGCCTATGTAAGGCTTACTCAATATATTGACAA GCAAGGACATGCACACACTCATCAGTCGGAAGAGACACGCGTTTGGCATCGACGAGAtaacaaatggcaaaatgtCCACTTTCATCGAAGTGCCTCAGGGAAGATTAGTGGGGCAACGACTTTCGATTTTTTACCACAGAAATAG
- the LOC117573225 gene encoding calcium/calmodulin-dependent protein kinase type II alpha chain isoform X6: MAAPAACTRFSDNYDIKEELGKGAFSIVKRCVQKSTGFEFAAKIINTKKLTARDFQKLEREARICRKLHHPNIVRLHDSIQEENYHYLVFDLVTGGELFEDIVAREFYSEADASHCIQQILESVNHCHQNGVVHRDLKPENLLLASKAKGAAVKLADFGLAIEVQGDHQAWFGFAGTPGYLSPEVLKKEPYGKSVDIWACGVILYILLVGYPPFWDEDQHRLYSQIKAGAYDYPSPEWDTVTPEAKNLINQMLTVNPNKRITAAEALKHPWICQRERVASVVHRQETVDCLKKFNARRKLKGAILTTMLATRNFSSMFMPSYIKHYFLFFIKKFISHKGRSMITKKGDGSQVKESTDSSSTTLEDDDVKARRQEIIKITEQLIEAINSGDFDGYTKICDPHLTAFEPEALGNLVEGIDFHKFYFENVLGKNCKAINTTILNPHVHLLGEEAACIAYVRLTQYIDKQGHAHTHQSEETRVWHRRDNKWQNVHFHRSASGKISGATTFDFLPQK, from the exons ATGGCTGCTCCAGCAGCCTGTACGCGTTTCTCCGATAACTATGATATAAAGGAAGAACTTGGAAA AGGCGCCTTTTCGATAGTTAAACGATGTGTCCAAAAGTCGACAGGATTTGAGTTTGCTGCAAAGATTATCAATACTAAGAAACTTACAGCAAGAG ATTTTCAGAAATTGGAAAGGGAGGCTCGCATATGCCGTAAATTGCACCATCCTAACATTG TTCGATTACATGACAGTATACAGGAGGAGAACTATCATTATCTCGTTTTTGATCT TGTAACTGGTGGTGAGCTATTCGAAGATATTGTTGCACGTGAATTTTATTCAGAGGCTGATGCATCACATTGTATTCAACAAATATTGGAATCGGTTAATCACTGCCACCAGAATGGTGTGGTGCATCGAGATCTCAAGCCAGAGAATTTACTATTAGCTAGTAAGGCAAAGGGTGCAGCTGTGAAACTCGCTGACTTTGGTCTAGCCATTGAAGTACAAGGCGATCATCAGGCATGGTTTGGATTTGCGGGTACTCCGGGTTATCTATCACCTGAAGTTTTGAAAAAGGAGCCTTACGGCAAATCGGTAGATATATGGGCATGTG gaGTCATTCTTTACATTTTGCTTGTGGGCTATCCACCATTCTGGGATGAGGATCAACATCGATTGTACTCACAAATTAAGGCTGGAGCCTATGAT TATCCATCACCAGAGTGGGATACTGTAACACCAGAAGctaaaaatttaatcaatCAAATGCTTACTGTTAATCCAAATAAGAGAATTACTGCAGCTGAAGCCTTGAAACATCCGTggatatgt caAAGGGAACGCGTGGCTTCAGTAGTCCATCGCCAAGAAACAGTTGATTGTCTCAAAAAATTCAACGCGCGTCGTAAACTTAAGGGCGCTATACTAACAACAATGTTGGCCACTAGGAATTTTTCAAGTATGTTCATGCCttcatatataaaacattattttctgtttttcatcaaaaaatttatttcacataAAGGTAGAAGCATGATAACCAAGAAAGGGGATGGATCACAAGTGAAGGAATCAACTGATTCATCTAGCACAACTCTTGAAGACGACGACGTTAAAG CCAGACGACAGGAAATTATCAAAATCACAGAACAATTGATTGAGGCAATCAACAGCGGTGACTTCGATGGATATAC taaaatatgTGATCCACATCTAACGGCTTTCGAACCAGAGGCATTAGGCAATTTAGTCGAAGGAATTGATTtccacaaattttattttgaaaatg ttCTTGGTAAAAATTGCAAGGCAATAAACACTACAATACTAAATCCCCATGTACATTTGCTAGGAGAGGAAGCGGCTTGCATTGCCTATGTAAGGCTTACTCAATATATTGACAA GCAAGGACATGCACACACTCATCAGTCGGAAGAGACACGCGTTTGGCATCGACGAGAtaacaaatggcaaaatgtCCACTTTCATCGAAGTGCCTCAGGGAAGATTAGTGGGGCAACGACTTTCGATTTTTTACCACAGAAATAG
- the LOC117573225 gene encoding calcium/calmodulin-dependent protein kinase type II alpha chain isoform X2 — MAAPAACTRFSDNYDIKEELGKGAFSIVKRCVQKSTGFEFAAKIINTKKLTARDFQKLEREARICRKLHHPNIVRLHDSIQEENYHYLVFDLVTGGELFEDIVAREFYSEADASHCIQQILESVNHCHQNGVVHRDLKPENLLLASKAKGAAVKLADFGLAIEVQGDHQAWFGFAGTPGYLSPEVLKKEPYGKSVDIWACGVILYILLVGYPPFWDEDQHRLYSQIKAGAYDYPSPEWDTVTPEAKNLINQMLTVNPNKRITAAEALKHPWICQRERVASVVHRQETVDCLKKFNARRKLKGAILTTMLATRNFSSMFMPSYIKHYFLFFIKKFISHKGRSMITKKGDGSQVKESTDSSSTTLEDDDVKEDKKGIVDRSTTVISKDPEEIRIVCPAKACQQISGNSQCSSARRQEIIKITEQLIEAINSGDFDGYTKICDPHLTAFEPEALGNLVEGIDFHKFYFENVLGKNCKAINTTILNPHVHLLGEEAACIAYVRLTQYIDKQGHAHTHQSEETRVWHRRDNKWQNVHFHRSASGKISGATTFDFLPQK, encoded by the exons ATGGCTGCTCCAGCAGCCTGTACGCGTTTCTCCGATAACTATGATATAAAGGAAGAACTTGGAAA AGGCGCCTTTTCGATAGTTAAACGATGTGTCCAAAAGTCGACAGGATTTGAGTTTGCTGCAAAGATTATCAATACTAAGAAACTTACAGCAAGAG ATTTTCAGAAATTGGAAAGGGAGGCTCGCATATGCCGTAAATTGCACCATCCTAACATTG TTCGATTACATGACAGTATACAGGAGGAGAACTATCATTATCTCGTTTTTGATCT TGTAACTGGTGGTGAGCTATTCGAAGATATTGTTGCACGTGAATTTTATTCAGAGGCTGATGCATCACATTGTATTCAACAAATATTGGAATCGGTTAATCACTGCCACCAGAATGGTGTGGTGCATCGAGATCTCAAGCCAGAGAATTTACTATTAGCTAGTAAGGCAAAGGGTGCAGCTGTGAAACTCGCTGACTTTGGTCTAGCCATTGAAGTACAAGGCGATCATCAGGCATGGTTTGGATTTGCGGGTACTCCGGGTTATCTATCACCTGAAGTTTTGAAAAAGGAGCCTTACGGCAAATCGGTAGATATATGGGCATGTG gaGTCATTCTTTACATTTTGCTTGTGGGCTATCCACCATTCTGGGATGAGGATCAACATCGATTGTACTCACAAATTAAGGCTGGAGCCTATGAT TATCCATCACCAGAGTGGGATACTGTAACACCAGAAGctaaaaatttaatcaatCAAATGCTTACTGTTAATCCAAATAAGAGAATTACTGCAGCTGAAGCCTTGAAACATCCGTggatatgt caAAGGGAACGCGTGGCTTCAGTAGTCCATCGCCAAGAAACAGTTGATTGTCTCAAAAAATTCAACGCGCGTCGTAAACTTAAGGGCGCTATACTAACAACAATGTTGGCCACTAGGAATTTTTCAAGTATGTTCATGCCttcatatataaaacattattttctgtttttcatcaaaaaatttatttcacataAAGGTAGAAGCATGATAACCAAGAAAGGGGATGGATCACAAGTGAAGGAATCAACTGATTCATCTAGCACAACTCTTGAAGACGACGACGTTAAAG aaGATAAAAAAGGAATTGTTGATCGCAGTACTACAGTCATATCAAAAGATCCAGAAG AAATAAGGATTGTGTGTCCTGCAAAAGCTTGCCAGCAAATCTCAGGAAACTCACAGTGCTCTTCAG CCAGACGACAGGAAATTATCAAAATCACAGAACAATTGATTGAGGCAATCAACAGCGGTGACTTCGATGGATATAC taaaatatgTGATCCACATCTAACGGCTTTCGAACCAGAGGCATTAGGCAATTTAGTCGAAGGAATTGATTtccacaaattttattttgaaaatg ttCTTGGTAAAAATTGCAAGGCAATAAACACTACAATACTAAATCCCCATGTACATTTGCTAGGAGAGGAAGCGGCTTGCATTGCCTATGTAAGGCTTACTCAATATATTGACAA GCAAGGACATGCACACACTCATCAGTCGGAAGAGACACGCGTTTGGCATCGACGAGAtaacaaatggcaaaatgtCCACTTTCATCGAAGTGCCTCAGGGAAGATTAGTGGGGCAACGACTTTCGATTTTTTACCACAGAAATAG